In a genomic window of Coprococcus eutactus:
- the scpB gene encoding SMC-Scp complex subunit ScpB — MNSEDLQNNNIQSEDMATEDMITEDLTVEETVGDKNDGIDNVEHNSSDISGEDADTESDEPQYKEYSDDYLTSALEAILFSLGESVSVDRLAAALEMEKKKLVKQLETVVFNYNNNDRGIKIIDLDGSLQLCTRNEYYGVLAKIVNTPKKLSLTDVVLETLSIIAYKQPITRPEIEAIRGVSCVHAINKLIEYNLVQEVGRLDAPGRPIMFGTTEEFLRCFGVSSTSDLPVISPDKIEDFKKEALEEADFTLSVDTTSED; from the coding sequence ATGAATAGCGAAGATTTGCAGAATAATAATATACAGAGTGAAGATATGGCAACTGAAGATATGATAACTGAAGATTTGACAGTCGAAGAAACAGTGGGAGATAAAAATGACGGTATTGATAATGTAGAGCATAATTCATCTGATATATCCGGTGAAGATGCTGATACTGAATCTGATGAACCGCAATATAAAGAATACAGTGACGATTATCTCACATCAGCTCTTGAGGCAATTCTTTTTTCATTGGGAGAGTCAGTTTCTGTGGACAGACTTGCTGCGGCACTTGAAATGGAGAAGAAAAAGCTTGTAAAGCAGCTTGAAACTGTTGTGTTCAATTACAATAACAACGACAGAGGAATCAAGATCATAGATCTCGATGGATCTCTACAGCTTTGTACTCGCAATGAGTACTACGGTGTGCTTGCCAAAATAGTGAATACGCCGAAGAAACTTTCACTTACAGATGTTGTGCTTGAGACATTGTCGATCATAGCCTACAAGCAGCCGATCACAAGACCTGAGATCGAGGCGATAAGAGGTGTGTCCTGCGTGCACGCCATCAACAAGCTTATAGAATACAATCTTGTCCAGGAAGTCGGAAGACTTGATGCGCCGGGACGTCCGATTATGTTTGGAACAACTGAGGAGTTCCTTAGGTGCTTTGGTGTATCTTCAACAAGCGATCTTCCGGTCATAAGTCCGGATAAGATCGAGGACTTCAAGAAGGAAGCCTTAGAGGAAGCGGACTTTACACTCAGCGTTGACACAACGTCTGAGGATTGA
- a CDS encoding segregation and condensation protein A, translating into MSAIDVKLNVFEGPLDLLLHLIEKNKVNIYDIPIVTITEQYLEYVNNMEEEDLDVMSEFLVMAATLIKIKSRMLLPKDEETEEDEEDPREELVRRLLEYKMYKYAAGELKDLELEGNKAFFKKATIPAEVKNVKQDVDPYELISKADIDLQKLNEIFKSVMRKQVDKVDPIRSKFKEIEREEISLEEKMAEVREQVRGLEGINFRTLLEMQASKMNVIVTFLAILELMKIGAITIKQEEIFGEIVIDSLDTI; encoded by the coding sequence ATGTCGGCGATAGATGTAAAATTAAATGTGTTTGAGGGCCCGCTGGATCTTCTTTTGCATTTGATAGAGAAGAATAAAGTTAATATATACGATATACCTATTGTCACCATCACGGAGCAATATCTTGAATATGTGAACAATATGGAGGAAGAGGATCTAGATGTCATGAGTGAGTTCCTAGTCATGGCAGCGACTCTTATCAAGATAAAATCCCGTATGCTTCTGCCAAAGGATGAAGAGACAGAGGAGGATGAGGAGGATCCGCGTGAAGAACTCGTGCGAAGGCTGCTTGAGTACAAGATGTACAAATATGCGGCAGGAGAACTCAAGGATCTAGAGCTTGAAGGAAACAAGGCATTTTTCAAGAAGGCTACAATCCCTGCAGAGGTTAAGAATGTAAAACAGGATGTAGATCCTTATGAGCTTATATCAAAGGCTGATATAGATCTGCAGAAGCTGAATGAGATATTCAAGTCCGTTATGCGCAAGCAGGTGGATAAGGTGGATCCGATACGAAGCAAGTTCAAGGAGATCGAGAGGGAGGAGATATCCCTTGAGGAGAAGATGGCTGAGGTCAGAGAACAGGTGAGGGGCCTTGAAGGGATAAATTTCAGAACTCTGCTTGAGATGCAGGCCTCCAAGATGAATGTTATAGTTACTTTTCTTGCGATTCTGGAGCTTATGAAGATAGGTGCTATAACAATAAAGCAGGAAGAGATATTTGGGGAGATAGTCATAGATTCTCTTGATACAATATAG
- the spoIVA gene encoding stage IV sporulation protein A, whose protein sequence is MEEYQVYQDIKARTNGEIYIGVVGPVRTGKSTFIKRFMNQMVIPNISGENDRQLALDELPQSAAGKTIMTTEPKFIPKDAVSINVGENIDMKVKMIDCVGYVVKDAEGQFEDGKERMVRTPWYEYDIPFSKAAEIGTNKVITNHSTVGIVVTTDGSFGELPRESYIDAEKKTIEELKSLGKPFVVVLNTDKPSGNQARALAEEMSDTYGASVVPVNVEQLRDSDITYIFRELLMSFPVTAIYFDIPKWLEVVDDDNEVKNSIICDAVQINSVVNYLRDIDGIVFPENDYVKKYKCDNINMADGRINISVYIHSSYYYQMLSDMMGAEINNEYDFITELKTMSDNKRYCGNVMDALEQVNSNGYGLVMPEKNNIRLGTPEVIKTGGKFGVRITANAPSVNMIKANITTEIMPLVGSKEQADDLITYISDNSNGDDIWGVNIFGKTIEQLVDDGLNNKVSKIGAESQQKLQNTMEKIVNDGNGGMVCIII, encoded by the coding sequence ATGGAGGAGTATCAGGTATATCAGGATATCAAGGCTAGAACAAATGGAGAAATATACATCGGTGTAGTTGGACCGGTAAGAACAGGAAAATCAACATTTATAAAAAGATTTATGAATCAGATGGTCATACCGAATATTTCAGGTGAAAATGACCGTCAGCTTGCACTGGATGAACTTCCACAGTCAGCGGCTGGAAAAACTATAATGACGACCGAACCGAAATTTATACCTAAGGATGCTGTATCGATCAATGTTGGTGAAAACATTGACATGAAAGTTAAGATGATAGACTGTGTAGGGTATGTCGTGAAGGATGCAGAGGGACAATTTGAGGATGGGAAGGAGAGAATGGTTAGAACTCCATGGTATGAATACGACATTCCTTTTTCAAAGGCTGCGGAGATAGGAACAAACAAAGTTATAACAAATCATTCTACAGTTGGAATAGTCGTAACCACGGATGGCAGTTTTGGGGAACTCCCGAGGGAAAGCTATATTGATGCCGAAAAGAAGACTATAGAGGAGCTAAAAAGCCTGGGGAAACCATTTGTTGTTGTTCTGAACACGGATAAACCATCTGGAAATCAGGCGCGTGCGTTGGCAGAAGAGATGAGTGATACATATGGGGCAAGTGTGGTTCCTGTCAATGTTGAACAGCTTAGAGATTCAGACATTACATACATATTCAGGGAGCTATTGATGAGTTTCCCTGTGACTGCGATCTATTTTGATATTCCAAAATGGCTTGAGGTCGTTGACGATGACAATGAAGTGAAGAACAGCATAATATGTGATGCTGTACAGATCAATTCGGTTGTAAACTATCTTAGGGACATAGATGGAATAGTGTTTCCGGAGAATGATTACGTAAAAAAATACAAGTGTGACAATATAAATATGGCAGATGGCAGAATAAATATAAGTGTCTATATACATAGCAGTTATTATTACCAGATGCTGTCGGATATGATGGGGGCTGAGATAAACAATGAATATGATTTTATTACCGAGCTCAAGACGATGTCAGATAACAAAAGATATTGTGGGAATGTCATGGATGCGCTTGAACAGGTAAATTCCAACGGATATGGTTTGGTTATGCCGGAGAAAAACAATATTCGGCTCGGCACACCGGAGGTCATCAAGACCGGAGGCAAGTTTGGCGTAAGGATAACAGCAAATGCGCCGTCGGTGAATATGATCAAGGCGAATATAACAACGGAGATCATGCCACTTGTCGGAAGCAAGGAGCAGGCAGACGACCTCATAACGTATATATCGGACAACAGCAACGGTGACGATATATGGGGAGTAAATATATTTGGCAAGACAATAGAGCAGCTTGTTGATGATGGCCTTAACAACAAGGTGAGCAAGATAGGTGCCGAGAGCCAGCAGAAGCTCCAGAATACGATGGAGAAGATTGTAAATGATGGAAATGGTGGAATGGTGTGCATAATAATATAA